One Mycobacteroides abscessus ATCC 19977 genomic window carries:
- a CDS encoding FAD binding domain-containing protein, with amino-acid sequence MDLYSIDSVLIPRDRADLSGLGTQDGVLAGGTWLMSQPQPGLRRLVDLTGMRWPDLVVDAGGLEVAATCSIERLINASYPPAWQATALFGQCARALLASFKIWRTATVGGNICLGLPAGAMISLCAALDAELHIWRHDGTDERCTITEFVTGINETVLHPGDVLRAITFPSSALSQPTALRKIAYSPLGRSGALVTGRLDGADIVLGITAATRRPIVLRVPAEARRAREAVAAIPGVEFHTDAHGTAEWRGAVTTQLAGEVAAELTGALS; translated from the coding sequence ATGGATCTGTACTCCATCGACTCGGTGCTCATCCCGCGAGACCGCGCTGACCTCAGCGGCCTCGGAACGCAAGACGGGGTGCTGGCGGGCGGCACCTGGCTGATGAGCCAGCCGCAGCCGGGGCTGCGACGACTAGTGGACCTGACCGGTATGCGGTGGCCTGATTTGGTGGTCGATGCCGGTGGCCTGGAGGTGGCGGCCACCTGCAGCATCGAACGCCTCATCAATGCCTCGTATCCGCCGGCCTGGCAGGCTACCGCGCTATTCGGACAGTGCGCGCGTGCCCTGTTGGCTTCGTTCAAGATCTGGCGCACCGCGACGGTCGGTGGCAACATCTGCCTGGGCCTGCCCGCCGGGGCGATGATCTCATTGTGCGCGGCCCTCGATGCCGAACTGCACATCTGGCGTCATGACGGTACCGACGAGCGCTGTACCATCACCGAATTCGTGACCGGTATCAACGAGACGGTCCTACATCCTGGTGATGTACTGCGCGCCATAACGTTTCCGTCCTCCGCGCTGTCGCAGCCGACGGCGCTGCGCAAGATCGCCTATTCCCCGTTGGGACGCTCGGGTGCGCTCGTCACGGGCAGGCTCGACGGCGCCGATATCGTGCTGGGGATCACCGCCGCCACCCGAAGGCCGATCGTGTTGCGCGTCCCCGCCGAGGCCCGACGGGCCCGCGAGGCCGTGGCAGCCATCCCCGGCGTGGAGTTCCATACCGACGCCCACGGCACCGCCGAGTGGCGCGGTGCGGTCACCACACAACTTGCCGGCGAGGTCGCAGCGGAGTTGACGGGCGCCCTGTCATGA
- a CDS encoding 8-oxoguanine deaminase: MIENVFAATVDKSRREIADARVVIEGGRIAAVLTAGENNPWQELPGVERVDGSGCLLTPGLVNTHHHLYQWITRGLAADHTLFQWLTALYPVWQGIDADSLHVAAQGALSWLALSGCTTTTDHHYVFPSDAGDLLEAEIEAARQVGLRFDPTRGSMDLGRSAGGLPPDGLVESIDTALEASDAAIARWHDPAPGAMVRIGLAPCSPFSVSADLLRQSALLARERGVRLHTHLAETKDESVYCAERFGCSPLDYMEELGWLGPDVWFAHGVHFDDASIARLARTGTGIAHCPTSNGRLGAGIARVRELLAAGVPVGLGVDGAASNESGRLLEEAHQALLLARAVGGPTALSTRTALELATLGGARLLGRSDEIGSIEVGKCADLVLWDLSTLGHSGIEDPVAAVILGEVPPIRRSWVGGRPIVADGQMLTVDTERIAVAVRAAHHGLMNRER, from the coding sequence TTGATCGAGAATGTATTCGCTGCCACCGTCGATAAGAGCCGGCGCGAGATCGCGGACGCGAGGGTGGTCATCGAGGGTGGCCGGATCGCCGCGGTGCTGACGGCGGGGGAAAACAACCCGTGGCAGGAGCTGCCGGGCGTCGAACGTGTGGACGGTAGCGGCTGTCTACTCACACCGGGATTGGTCAACACGCATCACCATCTGTACCAGTGGATCACCCGCGGGCTTGCCGCCGATCACACGCTCTTCCAATGGCTTACCGCCTTGTACCCGGTCTGGCAGGGGATCGATGCGGACAGCTTGCATGTGGCAGCCCAGGGTGCGCTGAGCTGGCTGGCACTTTCGGGATGCACCACCACGACCGACCACCACTATGTGTTCCCCTCGGATGCAGGAGATCTGCTGGAAGCCGAGATCGAGGCAGCACGGCAGGTCGGCCTGCGGTTCGACCCCACCCGGGGATCGATGGATTTGGGCAGGTCGGCCGGTGGCCTGCCACCCGACGGTCTGGTGGAGTCGATCGACACCGCGCTGGAGGCCAGCGACGCGGCCATCGCACGCTGGCATGACCCAGCACCGGGCGCCATGGTGCGTATCGGTCTGGCGCCGTGCTCGCCGTTCTCGGTAAGCGCGGATCTGCTGCGTCAGTCCGCGCTGCTGGCTCGCGAGCGCGGTGTGCGATTACACACTCATTTGGCGGAGACCAAGGACGAATCCGTCTACTGTGCCGAGCGATTCGGCTGTAGCCCACTCGACTATATGGAGGAGCTGGGTTGGCTGGGTCCCGACGTGTGGTTCGCGCACGGTGTCCACTTCGATGACGCGTCCATTGCCCGGCTTGCCCGCACGGGAACCGGTATCGCCCACTGTCCGACCTCCAACGGCCGCCTGGGCGCCGGCATTGCGCGAGTCCGGGAATTACTGGCGGCGGGCGTGCCGGTGGGGCTCGGGGTGGACGGTGCGGCGTCCAACGAGTCGGGTCGCCTGCTGGAGGAGGCGCACCAGGCGCTGCTCTTGGCGCGGGCCGTGGGAGGCCCCACGGCGCTGAGCACGCGCACCGCGCTGGAGCTGGCCACCCTGGGCGGGGCGCGCTTGCTCGGCCGCTCCGATGAGATCGGCTCCATCGAGGTCGGCAAGTGTGCGGATCTGGTGTTGTGGGACCTGAGCACGCTGGGCCACAGCGGAATCGAGGACCCGGTAGCCGCTGTGATATTGGGTGAGGTGCCGCCCATCAGGCGTTCCTGGGTCGGCGGACGGCCGATTGTCGCCGATGGGCAGATGCTCACCGTCGACACCGAACGGATCGCGGTCGCCGTGCGGGCGGCGCATCATGGACTGATGAACAGGGAGCGTTGA
- a CDS encoding amidohydrolase family protein: MHRGHIFHITGAPPLADAATHLQSIRDGALAVGTDGVIAYCGPYSTLPQEFTSWTEHHHGGFLLPGFVDTHMHFPQVYCTDSYGGGQLLEWLERCIFPAEARLADTALAQRAAIAFCRRRIAAGTTAAMVMGSAFPQAQEALFTATRAAGLRMVSGRGVQTVGPRSAEPLLTTTERATELCANEIQSWHGDELTDVALVPRFSLSVTAETLAALGELYEDVRADGVYFHSHLNENARPDTGEVDATLTAYGVGSYLDTYDGHFLPGSRKGGATLLGRRSILAHAVHCQDAELARMAETGSSIAHCPTSQLFLGSGTMPWRRTVASGVNIALGTDVGGGDEWLLTRVLNDCFKVHMSEPGPAAVSLHPAELLFTATLAGARALDREDTFGNLDAGKEADFLVVVPDRWEPLANNLFHGIRSDDERLADEQTLFRLLMGLREPAISAVLVRGRDITGYLHSDR, encoded by the coding sequence GTGCACCGCGGACACATCTTCCACATTACGGGCGCTCCCCCGCTGGCCGACGCGGCCACGCATCTGCAGTCGATTCGTGACGGCGCCCTGGCAGTCGGAACCGATGGCGTCATCGCTTACTGCGGACCGTACTCCACGCTGCCCCAGGAATTTACCTCGTGGACCGAGCACCACCACGGGGGGTTCCTGCTGCCCGGGTTCGTCGATACGCATATGCACTTCCCGCAGGTGTATTGCACCGACTCCTACGGCGGCGGCCAACTGCTGGAGTGGCTGGAACGCTGCATCTTCCCCGCCGAGGCCCGCCTGGCCGACACCGCACTGGCGCAGCGCGCGGCGATCGCGTTCTGCCGCCGCCGCATCGCCGCCGGCACCACTGCCGCGATGGTGATGGGATCGGCCTTTCCGCAGGCGCAGGAGGCCTTGTTCACCGCGACACGTGCCGCCGGACTGCGCATGGTCAGCGGGCGCGGAGTGCAGACCGTGGGACCCCGCAGTGCCGAGCCGTTGCTCACCACGACCGAACGTGCGACCGAGTTGTGTGCCAACGAAATCCAGAGCTGGCACGGTGACGAACTCACCGATGTGGCGCTGGTACCGCGGTTCTCGCTGTCGGTCACCGCAGAGACCCTCGCGGCCCTCGGCGAGCTCTACGAGGACGTACGCGCGGACGGCGTCTACTTCCACTCCCACCTCAACGAGAACGCCCGGCCGGACACCGGTGAGGTGGATGCCACCCTGACGGCGTACGGAGTGGGAAGCTACTTGGATACCTATGACGGTCATTTCCTGCCCGGCTCCCGCAAGGGGGGCGCGACCCTATTGGGCCGCCGGAGCATCCTGGCCCACGCTGTGCATTGCCAGGACGCGGAACTGGCCCGTATGGCCGAAACGGGTAGCTCGATAGCACACTGTCCCACGTCGCAGTTATTCCTGGGTTCGGGCACCATGCCCTGGCGCCGGACCGTGGCCAGCGGCGTCAATATCGCGCTGGGCACCGATGTGGGCGGCGGTGACGAATGGCTGTTGACCCGCGTGTTGAACGACTGCTTCAAGGTCCACATGTCCGAACCGGGCCCGGCCGCGGTGTCCCTGCACCCGGCCGAACTGCTGTTCACCGCCACACTGGCCGGGGCGCGCGCACTGGACCGTGAGGATACCTTCGGCAACTTGGATGCGGGCAAGGAGGCAGATTTCCTGGTCGTGGTTCCTGACCGCTGGGAACCGTTGGCCAACAACCTTTTCCATGGCATACGGTCAGACGATGAGCGCCTGGCCGACGAACAGACACTGTTTCGCCTGCTGATGGGTCTGCGGGAGCCCGCCATCAGCGCCGTACTGGTACGTGGCCGCGATATCACCGGCTACCTCCACAGCGACCGCTAA
- the pucL gene encoding factor-independent urate hydroxylase, which yields MGIVLAGNQYGKAENRVVRIYRDTPRHEIKDLNVGSALRGDFAAAYTDGDQRKVLPTDSQKQTIYAYAKEKGIETIEQYGLELARHFVDDYEPVTGARIEIDEYAWERVTVDGREHDHTWVRKGQEVRTAEVTVDGVGAQQQTWVIGGLKDLVVLKSTGSEFHDFLEDKYTILQPTTDRVMATSLVAKWRFVGTDIDWDNTYFGVKSLILERFATVHSLALQQTLYEIGKAILESYPSIAEVRLSAPNKHHFVYDLSPFGLDNPNEVFHADDRPYGLIQAAVTRDDAPDAGPAWSPHLSWLV from the coding sequence ATGGGAATCGTTCTCGCAGGCAATCAATACGGCAAGGCCGAGAACCGGGTGGTCCGGATCTACCGGGACACCCCACGCCACGAGATCAAGGATCTCAACGTCGGCAGCGCGTTGCGCGGGGATTTCGCCGCGGCCTATACCGACGGCGACCAGCGCAAGGTGCTGCCCACCGACAGCCAGAAGCAGACCATCTATGCCTACGCCAAGGAAAAAGGCATCGAGACCATCGAGCAGTACGGGCTCGAGCTGGCGCGCCACTTCGTGGACGACTATGAGCCGGTGACGGGCGCTCGTATCGAGATCGATGAATATGCCTGGGAAAGAGTGACGGTCGACGGACGCGAGCACGATCACACCTGGGTGCGCAAAGGTCAGGAGGTGCGCACGGCCGAGGTCACCGTGGACGGTGTCGGGGCCCAGCAGCAGACCTGGGTGATCGGCGGGCTCAAGGATCTGGTCGTGCTCAAATCGACGGGCTCGGAGTTCCATGATTTCCTCGAGGACAAGTACACGATCCTGCAGCCGACGACGGACCGGGTGATGGCCACCTCGCTGGTGGCCAAGTGGCGCTTTGTGGGCACCGATATCGATTGGGATAATACATATTTCGGTGTAAAGTCGCTCATCCTCGAGCGGTTCGCCACTGTGCACTCGCTGGCCCTGCAGCAGACGTTGTACGAGATTGGCAAGGCGATCCTGGAGTCTTATCCGTCAATCGCCGAAGTGCGGCTCTCGGCACCCAACAAGCACCACTTCGTCTACGACCTATCACCTTTCGGGCTGGACAATCCCAACGAGGTGTTCCATGCCGATGACCGTCCGTATGGGTTGATTCAGGCCGCGGTTACCCGTGATGACGCCCCCGATGCGGGGCCGGCCTGGTCTCCGCATCTGTCCTGGTTGGTTTAG
- the uraH gene encoding hydroxyisourate hydrolase yields MTGLSTHVLDAVSGRPAQGVRVTLHDGAGQELSSGTTDSDGRIGDFAGTALAGGDYRLVFDTGTWFTDNGIEGFYPEVIISFRADGTAGHLHVPLLLSPYAYSTYRGS; encoded by the coding sequence ATGACGGGATTGAGCACCCATGTGCTGGACGCGGTGTCCGGACGCCCCGCGCAGGGCGTGCGGGTGACGCTGCACGACGGCGCGGGGCAGGAACTCTCCAGTGGTACAACGGATTCTGATGGAAGAATCGGTGATTTCGCTGGGACTGCGCTGGCCGGTGGCGACTATCGGCTGGTGTTTGACACCGGAACATGGTTCACCGACAACGGAATCGAGGGGTTTTATCCGGAAGTGATCATCAGCTTCCGGGCCGACGGAACCGCGGGGCACCTGCATGTGCCGCTGCTGCTGAGTCCGTACGCCTACTCGACCTACCGCGGCAGCTGA
- the uraD gene encoding 2-oxo-4-hydroxy-4-carboxy-5-ureidoimidazoline decarboxylase, translating into MRRVDWRGIESFNELSDNQAIHWLYECCASRIWAVRVAAGRPFRDEEALYHRADLILAELTEADVDEALDGHPRIGERPDNAASRREQSGVTGADTEVLDRLRQRNAEYEKRFGYVYLVFANGRPAEELLAILEERIKNDPQHERRVMRMELGKINRSRLARMLGPAGRHADDMETEGDS; encoded by the coding sequence ATGCGACGCGTTGACTGGCGGGGAATCGAGAGCTTCAACGAGCTCAGCGACAACCAGGCGATCCATTGGCTGTACGAGTGCTGCGCGTCGCGGATATGGGCGGTACGGGTTGCCGCCGGGCGCCCGTTCCGCGATGAGGAGGCGCTGTACCACCGTGCGGATTTGATCCTGGCCGAGCTCACCGAGGCGGATGTGGACGAGGCGCTTGATGGGCATCCGCGCATCGGGGAACGGCCCGATAATGCGGCATCACGGCGCGAGCAATCCGGTGTGACAGGTGCCGACACCGAGGTCCTGGATCGGCTGAGGCAGCGCAACGCCGAGTACGAGAAGCGCTTCGGCTATGTATATCTGGTATTCGCCAACGGGCGACCCGCGGAGGAACTGCTGGCGATTCTCGAGGAGCGGATCAAGAACGATCCGCAGCACGAACGTCGGGTCATGAGAATGGAGTTGGGCAAGATCAATCGCAGCCGCCTGGCACGGATGCTTGGTCCTGCCGGGCGGCATGCCGACGACATGGAGACGGAAGGCGATTCATGA